The following are encoded in a window of Primulina eburnea isolate SZY01 chromosome 4, ASM2296580v1, whole genome shotgun sequence genomic DNA:
- the LOC140830390 gene encoding probable galacturonosyltransferase-like 7, translating into MLWIMRFSGFFSAAMVMLVLSPSLQSFHPAEAITSSHTDRFRTSTKPSDNFSFRKVEAFRNAHECHSSPLGKPSVCDPSLVHVAITLDIEYLRGSLAAVHSILQHSKCPESVFFHFLVSETGVETIVRSTFPQLKCKVYYFDPERVRSLISSSVRQALEQPLNYARNYLADLLESCVKRVIYLDSDLVLVDDIWKLWSTSLGNKTIGAPEYCHANFTKYFSKHFWLDARFAGVFSGRSPCYFNTGVMVIDLGKWRRFGYTRQIEWWMEIQKTNPYRIYELGSLPPYLLVFAGHVAPIEHRWNQHGLGGDNVRGSCRNLHPGPVSLLHWSGSGKPWLRLDSNQPCPLDSLWAPFDLYRHSA; encoded by the coding sequence ATGCTGTGGATTATGAGATTCTCTGGTTTTTTCTCCGCAGCAATGGTTATGCTTGTCCTTTCTCCTTCCTTGCAATCTTTTCACCCTGCAGAAGCTATTACATCGTCTCACACCGACAGATTCCGCACATCTACAAAGCCTTCTGACAATTTTTCCTTTCGAAAAGTCGAAGCCTTCCGCAATGCCCACGAGTGCCACTCGTCACCGTTGGGGAAACCCAGCGTCTGCGATCCTTCTCTCGTTCACGTGGCTATTACTCTCGATATCGAGTATCTGCGAGGTTCATTGGCCGCCGTCCATTCGATTCTCCAGCATTCCAAGTGTCCGGAAAGCGTGTTCTTCCATTTCCTTGTTTCAGAAACGGGTGTGGAAACCATAGTCCGTTCAACTTTCCCCCAGTTGAAATGCAAAGTTTATTATTTTGACCCTGAACGAGTCCGGAGCCTGATATCAAGCTCCGTGAGGCAAGCGCTTGAACAGCCCCTGAATTATGCTAGGAATTATCTGGCGGATCTTCTGGAATCCTGCGTTAAGCGGGTCATATATCTGGATTCGGATCTAGTTCTGGTCGATGACATTTGGAAGCTTTGGAGCACTAGTTTGGGGAATAAGACTATCGGGGCACCCGAATATTGCCACGCCAATTTCACCAAGTATTTCTCGAAGCATTTCTGGTTGGACGCAAGATTCGCCGGCGTGTTTTCTGGCCGGAGCCCCTGTTATTTCAACACAGGTGTGATGGTTATAGATCTCGGAAAGTGGAGGCGGTTCGGGTACACTCGCCAGATTGAATGGTGGATGGAGATACAGAAGACGAACCCGTACAGGATATACGAGCTCGGCTCACTCCCGCCGTATCTGCTCGTGTTCGCGGGGCACGTGGCACCCATTGAGCACCGTTGGAATCAGCATGGCCTGGGCGGGGATAACGTGCGCGGGAGCTGCAGGAACCTTCACCCCGGTCCAGTGAGCTTGCTAC